A stretch of Camelina sativa cultivar DH55 chromosome 18, Cs, whole genome shotgun sequence DNA encodes these proteins:
- the LOC104762909 gene encoding protein DA1-related 6-like isoform X3 has protein sequence MWCLPCCFKPSTSEGRFEADIQRAKQLSLATHEEEQFDLAIQESSRLRQQEEEEERRRTRELERDAQVANGLLYEERERQINNNTALGDEEDEQLPKTVLESLKDIGKRKQFEDDQVENDKQHALMVQESLNMAEYPTRIAENKSIPRRAPQDVDKQLTKAVKESSKDKGKRKQFEDDQVENDKQHALMVQDSLNMVESPPRLEENNIISTRGPVDEDVQRVIWDSLNENGQIEQLKNKVEEDGNLPKLEEDVKLPKVNRPSSMCGGCDLVIEHGRSVNVLGALWHPECLICHACDKPIAIQEVSNSRGNFHKSCYERYCYICKGKVREFGKHPFWKELYCLAHETDGTPKCCSCERLEPMGMNYVALGDSRLLCLECMDSSVMDSDECQPLHFDMRDFFEGLNMKIDKVFPFLLVEKQALNKAEKEEKIQDYQYEVVTRGICLSEEQIVDSVSQGPTRGLDNKLTGMATEPQRVVRECEVTAILILYGLPRLLTGYILAHEMMHAYLRLNGHKNLNNVLEEGICQVLGHMWLESERYAAVDASAAAASSSSSSRAPPASASKKGEWSDFEKKLVEFCKHQIETDESPVYGEGFRKVNEMVADSNLPDTLKEILGRR, from the exons ATGTGGTGCCTCCCCTGCTGCTTCAAACCCTCCACTTCTGAG GGTCGTTTTGAAGCTGACATCCAAAGAGCTAAACAGCTTTCTTTGGCCACTCATGAAGAGGAACAGTTTGATTTGGCCATTCAGGAATCATCCCGTCTTCGTCagcaagaggaggaagaagaaagaaggcgCACCAGAGAGTTAGAAAGGGATGCGCAGGTAGCAAATGGTCTTCTATACGAGGAAAGGGAAAGAcagattaataataatactgcATTGGGAGATGAAGAGGACGAGCAGCTTCCTAAGACTGTTCTGGAGAGTTTAAAAGACATAGGCAAAAGAAAGCAATTTGAAGATGATCAAGTGGAGAATGACAAACAGCATGCTCTTATGGTTCAGGAGAGTCTGAACATGGCAGAGTATCCCACTCGAATCGCTGAAAATAAAAGTATTCCACGTAGAGCTCCGCAAGATGTAGATAAGCAGCTTACTAAGGCTGTTAAGGAGAGTTCAAAGGACAAAGGCAAAAGAAAGCAATTCGAAGATGATCAAGTGGAGAATGATAAACAGCATGCTCTGATGGTTCAGGATAGCCTAAACATGGTAGAGTCTCCTCCTCGACTTGAAGAAAATAACATCATTTCTACTAGAGGTCCTGTGGATGAAGATGTTCAGCGGGTTATTTGGGACAGTTTGAATGAGAATGGTCAAATCGAGCAACTCAAAAATAAGGTGGAAGAAGATGGAAATCTCCCAAAGCTGGAAGAAGATGTAAAGCTCCCAAAGGTGAATCGTCCTAGTAG CATGTGTGGTGGTTGCGACCTTGTGATCGAACATGGAAGATCTGTGAATGTCTTGGGTGCTCTTTGGCATCCTGAATGTTTAATTTGCCATGCTTGCGACAAACCAATTGCCATCCAGGAG GTTTCTAACTCAAGAGGCAATTTTCACAAATCCTGTTATGAGCGGTACTGCTATATCTGCAAAGGGAAG GTCAGAGAGTTTGGTAAACATCCGTTCTGGAAGGAATTGTACTGCCTTGCTCATGAAACTGATGGAACTCCCAAATGTTGCAGTTGCGAAAGGTTAGAG CCTATGGGAATGAACTATGTAGCACTTGGTGACAGTCGACTTCTATGCCTAGAATGTATGGATTCTTCCGTTATGGATTCTGATGAATGCCAGCCTTTACACTTTGACATGCGTGATTTCTTCGAAGGCTTAAACATGAAGATTGACAAAGTATTCCCTTTTCTTTTGGTGGAGAAACAAGCCCTGAATAAAgctgagaaagaagagaaaatt CAGGACTATCAGTATGAGGTGGTAACCAGAGGCATTTGCCTGTCTGAAGAGCAGATTGTCGATAGT GTCTCACAAGGGCCAACCAGGGGGCTGGACAACAAGCTAACAGGCATGGCTACAGAACCTCAAAGGGTAGTTCGTGAGTGCGAGGTCACTGCGATTCTCATCCTATATGGACTTCCTAG GTTACTAACCGGATACATCTTGGCTCACGAGATGATGCATGCTTATCTTAGACTCAATG GACACAAGAATCTTAACAATGTTTTGGAAGAAGGAATATGCCAAGTGTTAGGCCACATGTGGTTGGAGTCTGAGAGATACGCCGCTGTTGATGCTAGTGCAGCtgcagcttcttcctcttcttcttcccgtgCTCCTCCAGCTAGTGCGTCAAAGAAAGGCGAGTGGTCTGATTTCGAGAAGAAGCTGGTGGAGTTTTGCAAACATCAGATAGAGACAGATGAATCACCAGTGTACGGTGAAGGGTTCAGGAAGGTTAACGAGATGGTGGCAGATTCCAACCTCCCGGATACCCTCAAAGAGATTCTTGGCCGGAGATAA
- the LOC104762908 gene encoding pentatricopeptide repeat-containing protein At5g66631-like: MFSLIFSNPVVKNSVIIHQIRFFSRDPFPNKVQHYLYRATLIDSIRLSLRSTTSDTTLPSLLNHRNLDSFVVKNALRSSPSVASAWSIFKTLRQKKTHFSFETETLHAFATVLAKFQRSSELKSLIGVVNAGKFGQVHFSYMNLMNLYATAGDFDSVLKTWNEYNRCSGDEKKGCTESYNIVMQVHMRLGKDSEAVHTFDQMINEGGLPNSRTFTIMIEHLLKLGNLDAAMNVFKTLPLMRITRTLKHYSVLFEACVHALRFGEVKTLLAEMKADGKFPSRRLLEPLKRMREAGFEQETDEFLREMLPDERIKDISMYSMDSPSEDEGDEHNDDVNETRVKLKPWLDPKALANSLKKWSSDAVTALEEANFVWTNLLVCKMLRNFRSPETAWSFFCWVAIQPGYTHDAYTIERMMAMLARNGQVELVDKLISKVRMEGIRLPFSTIRLIIDLYGISKKPDAAIKVFRQDRALCGSISDFNLMLLYSSLLRTLKKCKRNAEALETLEDMILTGVSPDIQTFSGLMYHFALQGEIQTVERLFSMVRQIGLEPDPYMLKLLVQAYCRCERSVLAYRVFQDMKDSNMMPDKETKELLVKSLWREEKRKEAAAVEESYEEGNNNDKNSSKVLRLALKGHVWTISSTDIARVHNLYRDCVVKSSS; the protein is encoded by the coding sequence ATgttttctctcatcttctccaaCCCTGTCGTCAAGAACTCCGTAATAATCCATCAAATTCGATTCTTTTCCCGTGACCCATTCCCTAACAAAGTCCAGCATTACCTTTACCGAGCAACCCTCATCGACTCTATCCGTCTCAGCCTCCGCTCCACAACCTCAGACACGACGCTTCCCTCTCTTCTAAACCACCGTAATCTCGATTCCTTTGTCGTCAAGAACGCTTTACGCTCATCCCCATCTGTGGCTTCTGCTTGGTCTATCTTCAAAACTCttaggcaaaaaaaaactcacttttcGTTCGAGACTGAGACGCTTCACGCCTTCGCCACTGTTCTTGCTAAGTTTCAGCGATCTTCAGAGCTCAAATCTCTTATTGGAGTTGTCAATGCTGGTAAGTTCGGCCAAGTTCATTTCAGCTATATGAATCTCATGAACTTGTACGCGACTGCTGGTGATTTCGACTCGGTTCTGAAGACGTGGAACGAGTACAATAGATGCTCAGGAGATGAGAAGAAAGGCTGCACTGAGTCCTATAACATTGTGATGCAAGTTCACATGAGATTAGGTAAAGATTCTGAGGCCGTGCATACTTTTGATCAGATGATCAACGAAGGAGGGCTTCCGAATTCAAGAACATTCACTATTATGATTGAGCATCTTTTGAAATTAGGGAATCTTGATGCAGCCATGAATGTTTTCAAGACCTTGCCTTTGATGAGGATTACGCGGACTCTGAAGCACTATTCGGTTTTATTTGAAGCGTGTGTCCATGCGCTACGGTTTGGTGAAGTCAAGACTCTGCTTGCTGAGATGAAAGCTGATGGGAAGTTTCCAAGTAGACGTCTGCTTGAGCCTCTGAAACGAATGAGGGAGGCTGGTTTTGAACAAGAAACAGACGAGTTCTTGAGAGAAATGTTGCCAGATGAGAGAATCAAGGACATTTCTATGTATTCTATGGATAGTCCAAGCGAAGACGAAGGAGACGAACACAATGATGATGTTAATGAAACTCGAGTTAAGCTGAAGCCATGGCTAGACCCAAAGGCTTTAGCAAACTCGTTAAAGAAGTGGAGCTCTGACGCAGTCACTGCTTTGGAGGAAGCTAACTTCGTCTGGACAAATCTATTGGTCTGCAAGATGCTAAGAAACTTCAGATCACCTGAAACAGCATGGAGTTTCTTCTGCTGGGTGGCGATTCAACCCGGATATACTCACGACGCCTACACGATTGAGAGAATGATGGCTATGTTAGCACGCAATGGCCAAGTTGAACTGGTCGATAAGCTTATCTCGAAAGTGAGAATGGAAGGGATCAGATTACCATTCAGCACCATTAGGCTGATCATTGATCTCTACGGAATTTCAAAGAAACCGGACGCAGCCATCAAGGTTTTCCGCCAAGACAGAGCTCTCTGCGGTTCGATATCGGATTTTAACCTCATGCTGTTGTACTCATCCCTCTTGAGAACATTAAAAAAGTGCAAGAGAAACGCAGAAGCTTTGGAAACGCTAGAAGATATGATTTTGACAGGAGTATCTCCTGATATCCAGACGTTCTCGGGTTTAATGTATCACTTTGCACTGCAGGGAGAGATTCAAACAGTGGAGAGACTTTTCTCAATGGTGAGACAGATTGGTCTTGAACCTGATCCTTACATGTTAAAGCTTCTTGTTCAAGCGTACTGCAGATGCGAAAGATCAGTGCTTGCTTACAGAGTGTTCCAAGACATGAAAGATTCGAATATGATGCCTGACAAAGAGACGAAAGAGCTGCTTGTTAAGAGTTTgtggagagaagagaagcgAAAAGAGGCGGCTGCGGTTGAAGAGAGCTACGAGGAAGGGAATAATAATGACAAGAATAGTAGTAAGGTTTTGCGTTTGGCGCTGAAGGGTCATGTGTGGACCATTAGTTCAACAGACATCGCTCGAGTCCACAATCTCTATCGCGACTGCGTTGTAAAAAGTTCGAGTTAA
- the LOC104762909 gene encoding protein DA1-related 6-like isoform X4 — protein MWCLPCCFKPSTSEGRFEADIQRAKQLSLATHEEEQFDLAIQESSRLRQQEEEEERRRTRELERDAQVANGLLYEERERQINNNTALGDEEDEQLPKTVLESLKDIGKRKQFEDDQVENDKQHALMVQESLNMAEYPTRIAENKSIPRRAPQDVDKQLTKAVKESSKDKGKRKQFEDDQVENDKQHALMVQDSLNMVESPPRLEENNIISTRGPVDEDVQRVIWDSLNENGQIEQLKNKVEEDGNLPKLEEDVKLPKVNRPSSMCGGCDLVIEHGRSVNVLGALWHPECLICHACDKPIAIQEVSNSRGNFHKSCYERYCYICKGKVREFGKHPFWKELYCLAHETDGTPKCCSCERLEPMGMNYVALGDSRLLCLECMDSSVMDSDECQPLHFDMRDFFEGLNMKIDKVFPFLLVEKQALNKAEKEEKIDYQYEVVTRGICLSEEQIVDSVSQGPTRGLDNKLTGMATEPQRVVRECEVTAILILYGLPRLLTGYILAHEMMHAYLRLNGHKNLNNVLEEGICQVLGHMWLESERYAAVDASAAAASSSSSSRAPPASASKKGEWSDFEKKLVEFCKHQIETDESPVYGEGFRKVNEMVADSNLPDTLKEILGRR, from the exons ATGTGGTGCCTCCCCTGCTGCTTCAAACCCTCCACTTCTGAG GGTCGTTTTGAAGCTGACATCCAAAGAGCTAAACAGCTTTCTTTGGCCACTCATGAAGAGGAACAGTTTGATTTGGCCATTCAGGAATCATCCCGTCTTCGTCagcaagaggaggaagaagaaagaaggcgCACCAGAGAGTTAGAAAGGGATGCGCAGGTAGCAAATGGTCTTCTATACGAGGAAAGGGAAAGAcagattaataataatactgcATTGGGAGATGAAGAGGACGAGCAGCTTCCTAAGACTGTTCTGGAGAGTTTAAAAGACATAGGCAAAAGAAAGCAATTTGAAGATGATCAAGTGGAGAATGACAAACAGCATGCTCTTATGGTTCAGGAGAGTCTGAACATGGCAGAGTATCCCACTCGAATCGCTGAAAATAAAAGTATTCCACGTAGAGCTCCGCAAGATGTAGATAAGCAGCTTACTAAGGCTGTTAAGGAGAGTTCAAAGGACAAAGGCAAAAGAAAGCAATTCGAAGATGATCAAGTGGAGAATGATAAACAGCATGCTCTGATGGTTCAGGATAGCCTAAACATGGTAGAGTCTCCTCCTCGACTTGAAGAAAATAACATCATTTCTACTAGAGGTCCTGTGGATGAAGATGTTCAGCGGGTTATTTGGGACAGTTTGAATGAGAATGGTCAAATCGAGCAACTCAAAAATAAGGTGGAAGAAGATGGAAATCTCCCAAAGCTGGAAGAAGATGTAAAGCTCCCAAAGGTGAATCGTCCTAGTAG CATGTGTGGTGGTTGCGACCTTGTGATCGAACATGGAAGATCTGTGAATGTCTTGGGTGCTCTTTGGCATCCTGAATGTTTAATTTGCCATGCTTGCGACAAACCAATTGCCATCCAGGAG GTTTCTAACTCAAGAGGCAATTTTCACAAATCCTGTTATGAGCGGTACTGCTATATCTGCAAAGGGAAG GTCAGAGAGTTTGGTAAACATCCGTTCTGGAAGGAATTGTACTGCCTTGCTCATGAAACTGATGGAACTCCCAAATGTTGCAGTTGCGAAAGGTTAGAG CCTATGGGAATGAACTATGTAGCACTTGGTGACAGTCGACTTCTATGCCTAGAATGTATGGATTCTTCCGTTATGGATTCTGATGAATGCCAGCCTTTACACTTTGACATGCGTGATTTCTTCGAAGGCTTAAACATGAAGATTGACAAAGTATTCCCTTTTCTTTTGGTGGAGAAACAAGCCCTGAATAAAgctgagaaagaagagaaaatt GACTATCAGTATGAGGTGGTAACCAGAGGCATTTGCCTGTCTGAAGAGCAGATTGTCGATAGT GTCTCACAAGGGCCAACCAGGGGGCTGGACAACAAGCTAACAGGCATGGCTACAGAACCTCAAAGGGTAGTTCGTGAGTGCGAGGTCACTGCGATTCTCATCCTATATGGACTTCCTAG GTTACTAACCGGATACATCTTGGCTCACGAGATGATGCATGCTTATCTTAGACTCAATG GACACAAGAATCTTAACAATGTTTTGGAAGAAGGAATATGCCAAGTGTTAGGCCACATGTGGTTGGAGTCTGAGAGATACGCCGCTGTTGATGCTAGTGCAGCtgcagcttcttcctcttcttcttcccgtgCTCCTCCAGCTAGTGCGTCAAAGAAAGGCGAGTGGTCTGATTTCGAGAAGAAGCTGGTGGAGTTTTGCAAACATCAGATAGAGACAGATGAATCACCAGTGTACGGTGAAGGGTTCAGGAAGGTTAACGAGATGGTGGCAGATTCCAACCTCCCGGATACCCTCAAAGAGATTCTTGGCCGGAGATAA
- the LOC104762909 gene encoding protein DA1-related 6-like isoform X2, with product MWCLPCCFKPSTSEGRFEADIQRAKQLSLATHEEEQFDLAIQESSRLRQQEEEEERRRTRELERDAQVANGLLYEERERQINNNTALGDEEDEQLPKTVLESLKDIGKRKQFEDDQVENDKQHALMVQESLNMAEYPTRIAENKSIPRRAPQDVDKQLTKAVKESSKDKGKRKQFEDDQVENDKQHALMVQDSLNMVESPPRLEENNIISTRGPVDEDVQRVIWDSLNENGQIEQLKNKVEEDGNLPKLEEDVKLPKVNRPSSMCGGCDLVIEHGRSVNVLGALWHPECLICHACDKPIAIQEVKNYVSNSRGNFHKSCYERYCYICKGKVREFGKHPFWKELYCLAHETDGTPKCCSCERLEPMGMNYVALGDSRLLCLECMDSSVMDSDECQPLHFDMRDFFEGLNMKIDKVFPFLLVEKQALNKAEKEEKIDYQYEVVTRGICLSEEQIVDSVSQGPTRGLDNKLTGMATEPQRVVRECEVTAILILYGLPRLLTGYILAHEMMHAYLRLNGHKNLNNVLEEGICQVLGHMWLESERYAAVDASAAAASSSSSSRAPPASASKKGEWSDFEKKLVEFCKHQIETDESPVYGEGFRKVNEMVADSNLPDTLKEILGRR from the exons ATGTGGTGCCTCCCCTGCTGCTTCAAACCCTCCACTTCTGAG GGTCGTTTTGAAGCTGACATCCAAAGAGCTAAACAGCTTTCTTTGGCCACTCATGAAGAGGAACAGTTTGATTTGGCCATTCAGGAATCATCCCGTCTTCGTCagcaagaggaggaagaagaaagaaggcgCACCAGAGAGTTAGAAAGGGATGCGCAGGTAGCAAATGGTCTTCTATACGAGGAAAGGGAAAGAcagattaataataatactgcATTGGGAGATGAAGAGGACGAGCAGCTTCCTAAGACTGTTCTGGAGAGTTTAAAAGACATAGGCAAAAGAAAGCAATTTGAAGATGATCAAGTGGAGAATGACAAACAGCATGCTCTTATGGTTCAGGAGAGTCTGAACATGGCAGAGTATCCCACTCGAATCGCTGAAAATAAAAGTATTCCACGTAGAGCTCCGCAAGATGTAGATAAGCAGCTTACTAAGGCTGTTAAGGAGAGTTCAAAGGACAAAGGCAAAAGAAAGCAATTCGAAGATGATCAAGTGGAGAATGATAAACAGCATGCTCTGATGGTTCAGGATAGCCTAAACATGGTAGAGTCTCCTCCTCGACTTGAAGAAAATAACATCATTTCTACTAGAGGTCCTGTGGATGAAGATGTTCAGCGGGTTATTTGGGACAGTTTGAATGAGAATGGTCAAATCGAGCAACTCAAAAATAAGGTGGAAGAAGATGGAAATCTCCCAAAGCTGGAAGAAGATGTAAAGCTCCCAAAGGTGAATCGTCCTAGTAG CATGTGTGGTGGTTGCGACCTTGTGATCGAACATGGAAGATCTGTGAATGTCTTGGGTGCTCTTTGGCATCCTGAATGTTTAATTTGCCATGCTTGCGACAAACCAATTGCCATCCAGGAGGTTAAAAACTAT GTTTCTAACTCAAGAGGCAATTTTCACAAATCCTGTTATGAGCGGTACTGCTATATCTGCAAAGGGAAG GTCAGAGAGTTTGGTAAACATCCGTTCTGGAAGGAATTGTACTGCCTTGCTCATGAAACTGATGGAACTCCCAAATGTTGCAGTTGCGAAAGGTTAGAG CCTATGGGAATGAACTATGTAGCACTTGGTGACAGTCGACTTCTATGCCTAGAATGTATGGATTCTTCCGTTATGGATTCTGATGAATGCCAGCCTTTACACTTTGACATGCGTGATTTCTTCGAAGGCTTAAACATGAAGATTGACAAAGTATTCCCTTTTCTTTTGGTGGAGAAACAAGCCCTGAATAAAgctgagaaagaagagaaaatt GACTATCAGTATGAGGTGGTAACCAGAGGCATTTGCCTGTCTGAAGAGCAGATTGTCGATAGT GTCTCACAAGGGCCAACCAGGGGGCTGGACAACAAGCTAACAGGCATGGCTACAGAACCTCAAAGGGTAGTTCGTGAGTGCGAGGTCACTGCGATTCTCATCCTATATGGACTTCCTAG GTTACTAACCGGATACATCTTGGCTCACGAGATGATGCATGCTTATCTTAGACTCAATG GACACAAGAATCTTAACAATGTTTTGGAAGAAGGAATATGCCAAGTGTTAGGCCACATGTGGTTGGAGTCTGAGAGATACGCCGCTGTTGATGCTAGTGCAGCtgcagcttcttcctcttcttcttcccgtgCTCCTCCAGCTAGTGCGTCAAAGAAAGGCGAGTGGTCTGATTTCGAGAAGAAGCTGGTGGAGTTTTGCAAACATCAGATAGAGACAGATGAATCACCAGTGTACGGTGAAGGGTTCAGGAAGGTTAACGAGATGGTGGCAGATTCCAACCTCCCGGATACCCTCAAAGAGATTCTTGGCCGGAGATAA
- the LOC104762909 gene encoding protein DA1-related 6-like isoform X1: protein MWCLPCCFKPSTSEGRFEADIQRAKQLSLATHEEEQFDLAIQESSRLRQQEEEEERRRTRELERDAQVANGLLYEERERQINNNTALGDEEDEQLPKTVLESLKDIGKRKQFEDDQVENDKQHALMVQESLNMAEYPTRIAENKSIPRRAPQDVDKQLTKAVKESSKDKGKRKQFEDDQVENDKQHALMVQDSLNMVESPPRLEENNIISTRGPVDEDVQRVIWDSLNENGQIEQLKNKVEEDGNLPKLEEDVKLPKVNRPSSMCGGCDLVIEHGRSVNVLGALWHPECLICHACDKPIAIQEVKNYVSNSRGNFHKSCYERYCYICKGKVREFGKHPFWKELYCLAHETDGTPKCCSCERLEPMGMNYVALGDSRLLCLECMDSSVMDSDECQPLHFDMRDFFEGLNMKIDKVFPFLLVEKQALNKAEKEEKIQDYQYEVVTRGICLSEEQIVDSVSQGPTRGLDNKLTGMATEPQRVVRECEVTAILILYGLPRLLTGYILAHEMMHAYLRLNGHKNLNNVLEEGICQVLGHMWLESERYAAVDASAAAASSSSSSRAPPASASKKGEWSDFEKKLVEFCKHQIETDESPVYGEGFRKVNEMVADSNLPDTLKEILGRR from the exons ATGTGGTGCCTCCCCTGCTGCTTCAAACCCTCCACTTCTGAG GGTCGTTTTGAAGCTGACATCCAAAGAGCTAAACAGCTTTCTTTGGCCACTCATGAAGAGGAACAGTTTGATTTGGCCATTCAGGAATCATCCCGTCTTCGTCagcaagaggaggaagaagaaagaaggcgCACCAGAGAGTTAGAAAGGGATGCGCAGGTAGCAAATGGTCTTCTATACGAGGAAAGGGAAAGAcagattaataataatactgcATTGGGAGATGAAGAGGACGAGCAGCTTCCTAAGACTGTTCTGGAGAGTTTAAAAGACATAGGCAAAAGAAAGCAATTTGAAGATGATCAAGTGGAGAATGACAAACAGCATGCTCTTATGGTTCAGGAGAGTCTGAACATGGCAGAGTATCCCACTCGAATCGCTGAAAATAAAAGTATTCCACGTAGAGCTCCGCAAGATGTAGATAAGCAGCTTACTAAGGCTGTTAAGGAGAGTTCAAAGGACAAAGGCAAAAGAAAGCAATTCGAAGATGATCAAGTGGAGAATGATAAACAGCATGCTCTGATGGTTCAGGATAGCCTAAACATGGTAGAGTCTCCTCCTCGACTTGAAGAAAATAACATCATTTCTACTAGAGGTCCTGTGGATGAAGATGTTCAGCGGGTTATTTGGGACAGTTTGAATGAGAATGGTCAAATCGAGCAACTCAAAAATAAGGTGGAAGAAGATGGAAATCTCCCAAAGCTGGAAGAAGATGTAAAGCTCCCAAAGGTGAATCGTCCTAGTAG CATGTGTGGTGGTTGCGACCTTGTGATCGAACATGGAAGATCTGTGAATGTCTTGGGTGCTCTTTGGCATCCTGAATGTTTAATTTGCCATGCTTGCGACAAACCAATTGCCATCCAGGAGGTTAAAAACTAT GTTTCTAACTCAAGAGGCAATTTTCACAAATCCTGTTATGAGCGGTACTGCTATATCTGCAAAGGGAAG GTCAGAGAGTTTGGTAAACATCCGTTCTGGAAGGAATTGTACTGCCTTGCTCATGAAACTGATGGAACTCCCAAATGTTGCAGTTGCGAAAGGTTAGAG CCTATGGGAATGAACTATGTAGCACTTGGTGACAGTCGACTTCTATGCCTAGAATGTATGGATTCTTCCGTTATGGATTCTGATGAATGCCAGCCTTTACACTTTGACATGCGTGATTTCTTCGAAGGCTTAAACATGAAGATTGACAAAGTATTCCCTTTTCTTTTGGTGGAGAAACAAGCCCTGAATAAAgctgagaaagaagagaaaatt CAGGACTATCAGTATGAGGTGGTAACCAGAGGCATTTGCCTGTCTGAAGAGCAGATTGTCGATAGT GTCTCACAAGGGCCAACCAGGGGGCTGGACAACAAGCTAACAGGCATGGCTACAGAACCTCAAAGGGTAGTTCGTGAGTGCGAGGTCACTGCGATTCTCATCCTATATGGACTTCCTAG GTTACTAACCGGATACATCTTGGCTCACGAGATGATGCATGCTTATCTTAGACTCAATG GACACAAGAATCTTAACAATGTTTTGGAAGAAGGAATATGCCAAGTGTTAGGCCACATGTGGTTGGAGTCTGAGAGATACGCCGCTGTTGATGCTAGTGCAGCtgcagcttcttcctcttcttcttcccgtgCTCCTCCAGCTAGTGCGTCAAAGAAAGGCGAGTGGTCTGATTTCGAGAAGAAGCTGGTGGAGTTTTGCAAACATCAGATAGAGACAGATGAATCACCAGTGTACGGTGAAGGGTTCAGGAAGGTTAACGAGATGGTGGCAGATTCCAACCTCCCGGATACCCTCAAAGAGATTCTTGGCCGGAGATAA